The following coding sequences are from one Paucidesulfovibrio gracilis DSM 16080 window:
- a CDS encoding FeoB-associated Cys-rich membrane protein, with translation MSFDTIAVIVIVAAAALYLLRRAVRNAKNDSTGCGCSGGCGGCPSAQPGLSPYDAKDDSRSDCRSCPSAKDDAPH, from the coding sequence ATGAGCTTCGACACCATCGCCGTTATCGTCATCGTGGCCGCGGCCGCCCTCTATCTGTTGCGCCGTGCCGTCCGCAACGCCAAAAACGATTCCACAGGATGCGGATGCTCGGGGGGCTGCGGCGGATGCCCCAGCGCCCAGCCCGGGCTTTCCCCCTACGATGCGAAAGACGACTCCCGGTCCGATTGCAGGAGCTGCCCCTCAGCAAAGGACGATGCTCCACATTAG